The DNA window ACAATGAACTGATTGGCGATACCTTAATGCCTATTGTCGAAATTGACAAAGAAGCGGCAAAAATCCCGACCTTTGGGCGTTTAGCCTTCCGTATTCCAACAACAACCCGTAACCTACGAGGTGCATCAAATCGCTTAGAGCCTGAAGATTTAGGTGCAATTGATGTCGCATTAGAAGAACATGATGCGGAATATGCTATTGATTATCGTGAAAGCAATGAGGCAAGTTTCCCACTGCGTCAATATGCTTTAAGCGTTATCCAAGATGTGATTGCTTTAGATCGTGAAAAACAAATCGCTACCCTTGCGCAAAACGAGGCGAGCTATGAAAGCACCAATAAAGTGGCATTATCTGGCACGAGTCAATTTAGTCACAAAGACTCCGACCCGTTTGTTGTCTTTGATGCTGCAAAACGTGCGATTAAACGCACCATTGGGCATAAAGCCAATGTGTGCGTGATTGCAGGCGACGTATGGGAAGTGCTGAAATCGCACCCGAAAGTGATTGAAAAAATTAAGTATGTACAAAAAGGCGTAATCACCCCTGAAATTTTTGCAGGCTTAATTGATATTGATACGGTGAAAATTGGTGAAGCCGTTTATGAAGAAAGTAGCCAATTAAAAGATATCTGGACAAAAACAGTCGTGCTGGCTTATGTACCGAAAACGGCCGATAAGAAAGGCACGGTGTATCAGCCAAGTTTTGGTTATACCGTCCGCCGCCGCAAAGGCTTGTTTGTGGACACCTACCAAGAAAGCGGTGGCAAGTTAGAGGTGGTGCGTTGTACCGATATTTATAAACCGCATTTAGTGGGCAAACCTGCGGGTTATTTAGTCAAAGACTGTATCGCTTAACCCTTTAAACCGCATTTAAACTGAATTTAAGTGCGGTTGAAAATATCAATTTTGGGAGAATGCTATGAACGAAAAATTACTCTATGCCGTGATTGGGGTTGCTATTTTGCATAACGGTAAACGTTATGAAGTGGGCGACACCCTTGAACTCACGCAAGAAGAAGCAGAAAACATCGCCTTGTATGTGGAATTAACAGAAAGTGCGAAAGAAAAGCTAGCACAGCAACAACGTCAAGCAGAAGAGGAAAAACGCCAAGCGGAAGAGGCTCAGCGTAAGAAGGAGGAAAAACAACGCAAGTCCAATACAGATAAAAATACCGATGAAACAACCGCATAGGAGCAGTGATGTATATCCAAACAACTGATCTGTTAGAGCTAATGAGTGAGCGAAGCCTGATTGATTTATCTAATGACAGTAGCCGTCCCACGGAAATGAACACCAACGTATTAGAAAAAGCTTGCTTACACGCCTGTGAAATAGTTGATGGGTATTTACGCTCTCGCTACTTGTTGCCATTAGAACAGGTGCCGACTTTAGTACGTAACATCTGTTTACAATTGGCACGCTATTGGCTCTATTCACGTCGCCCAGACGGTAAAGCCTTTCCCGAGCAGGTCAAAGACAGTTATACGCAGGCACTGAAAGATTTAGAGCGTATTCAGTCGGGCAAGTTACATCTTGGTCTGACAGAAATTACGATCGGCGACGATAGCGTGCCTACTGCACCACGTTTTGTCGCACGTGCACCCGAAAAAGTGGATTTATCAGGGTATTAATATGTCTGCCACGTTGCCTATTTTAACGAGTATCCAACAACGCTTACTCAAACAGCTCGATCGCTTTACTGTGGAATTATTTCCTGATGATTTAGCCAATTATTATGTCAGAGATGAATACGGCACGATTTTAGTGCAATACGCTGGCTCAAAATTTGAATTGCAAGGCAGTACCGACCTTATTCATCAACGTCGTTATGTCAATATTGCATTGACAGTGATCGCACGTAGTCAACACGATGACAGTGGCGCATTAGAGGTGCTAGATAAGGTTCGTTTAGCAATAGTGGGATTTCGACCAACTAATTGCGAACCATGCACGCTAATTAGCGAACAATTTGGGGGTGAAGACGAAGGGCTTTGGCAGTATCAGATCATCGTACAAACTAGCACGTGGCAAGTAGAGCAACGTGAACACAAGATTTAACGAAATTAAACACCGCACTGCTTACAGTGTGTGGGAACATAGAGGAGAAAGAAAATGGCTTTTCACCACGGAACAGAAACAAAACGTGTAACAGGTGGATCCGTCCCTGTACAAACTGTTGATGGTGCAATTATTGGTATCGTTGGCACCGCACCAATTGGGGTAGTTAATGACCTTACACTTTGTCAGACTAAAAAAGATTTTGCCCGTTTCGGTACAATTACAGGTAAAGGTTTTACTCTACCTGATGCCTTTGATATTTTGAGTCGCTATGCCAGTGGGCAAGTGTATGTCGTCAATGTATTAGATCCAACACGACACCAAACACAAGTGAATGATGAGACTTTGACACCAGATCCTAACACGCTAATTACTAATACTGCACAT is part of the Mergibacter septicus genome and encodes:
- a CDS encoding major capsid protein, translated to MALDLSKLRVQDPVLTNLAYGYHNNELIGDTLMPIVEIDKEAAKIPTFGRLAFRIPTTTRNLRGASNRLEPEDLGAIDVALEEHDAEYAIDYRESNEASFPLRQYALSVIQDVIALDREKQIATLAQNEASYESTNKVALSGTSQFSHKDSDPFVVFDAAKRAIKRTIGHKANVCVIAGDVWEVLKSHPKVIEKIKYVQKGVITPEIFAGLIDIDTVKIGEAVYEESSQLKDIWTKTVVLAYVPKTADKKGTVYQPSFGYTVRRRKGLFVDTYQESGGKLEVVRCTDIYKPHLVGKPAGYLVKDCIA
- a CDS encoding DUF1682 domain-containing protein, producing MNEKLLYAVIGVAILHNGKRYEVGDTLELTQEEAENIALYVELTESAKEKLAQQQRQAEEEKRQAEEAQRKKEEKQRKSNTDKNTDETTA
- a CDS encoding gp436 family protein, whose protein sequence is MYIQTTDLLELMSERSLIDLSNDSSRPTEMNTNVLEKACLHACEIVDGYLRSRYLLPLEQVPTLVRNICLQLARYWLYSRRPDGKAFPEQVKDSYTQALKDLERIQSGKLHLGLTEITIGDDSVPTAPRFVARAPEKVDLSGY
- a CDS encoding Gp37 family protein — its product is MSATLPILTSIQQRLLKQLDRFTVELFPDDLANYYVRDEYGTILVQYAGSKFELQGSTDLIHQRRYVNIALTVIARSQHDDSGALEVLDKVRLAIVGFRPTNCEPCTLISEQFGGEDEGLWQYQIIVQTSTWQVEQREHKI